A region of the Carya illinoinensis cultivar Pawnee chromosome 16, C.illinoinensisPawnee_v1, whole genome shotgun sequence genome:
GATAAAGTCTTAAGGTATGCAaatcttattattaaaaaaattactttttacatgtgctttttatatttatccattttttaaaaaagtatacaaaactatattctaaaataataaatattatttctctctcttaatATATGTCGGAGAAATGCTAGTTGTCCTTATGATTGGACGTACCGAAAATGGGTCCggatacaattttattttatttttttccttagttATTAAGGAAAtggtttttattgttattttgaatatgtttttaaatatttaagaatattaaaaaaataaatgaaaaaaatccaaagaaaAGATCACCAAATGTGGGGACCCATCCTCGGGCTACAAGGTGTAGCACGACTCTATATATATGCCGCATGTCTTTGTCACGATGGTGTTTGGTCCTTGTTTCCTAGCTAATTAATGCGCGCAATCATCTTACTACAAAGTATCGATTCATTAGTTCATAGGAAGGCAGATtcaaaaaatacaaagaaaaacacAGCCTGTTCTGCCTTGCCAGCTAGctagaaattaatataatatttctatgTACTTTAAATTTTGGATTACGTATATATGCACAAGCATGATGCACTGATCATGATTGTGGAGTCATCTAGCTTTACCTCTAacgaattataatataatatagggAGGATTAGAAGAAAGGAATAACACGGCAAATCTCTCGTTGAAAGACATTAAAACATCTTGCACACACACCAATCATTAATAGAATCAACATTAATTATTCTCCGTACTACcgaataaaccaaaaacaaaggcGGCTAGCTATATCTAGAATTCCCCAACCCAATTGCAGCTTGCTTTCTGTAATTTGTGTTCTTCCTCCTCCATTGTATCACAAAGTGTCGCACCCCTTGTCTCTGGCAAACATGCTGCAAACATCCCACAACATCCTATTGCCAACCCAAACACCCcaaaagattcaaaaccatcTTTCCTGCCGACGGCGACAAGCATCGGACCAAACACGCCACCAAGCACGAGTGCTTCTCTCGCTATCGACATCGCAGAGTTCCGAACACATGTCGGAAACAACTCTATTGTGTATAACAACATTATATTAACCACTGTACAGGAGCTGAAGAAGGACACTAACTCAAGTCCAATCTGCAATCTTGTCCACATCTTTCCCTTCAAAACGCACATGATGCTGCAAACGCCACTAAGGGTCGTGAAAACAAGAAttgaatttttccttttcaattttccTATGCAAAAGAAAGTGAACAACGCAGCGGGCAACTCGGACAAGGCATTGAAAGTGACACCCAGATAGAGATTAAATGCCAAGTTTCCCAGAGCTAGTGGCATGCCATAGTAAACAAGTCCGGCCCCAAAAGCTATCACCGAAACCGCCGACAACCTTCGGCAAGCCCATTTCTTTTCCGCCAAGATCTTAAGAGTGGAGTAAAGATTGGCGTTGCAAGTTTCTTGCTCAAAACACATTCCGGAAAAGTTCCAGTTTGAGCTGCCATGGTGAGTTGAAGCAATACTTTTCAATGTGGCCATGGCTTCTTCTTCACGTCCATTCACAAAAAGCCATCGGGGAGACTCACGAACAAAGAAGTGAACTAAGATAGAGTAAAATATCCCAGGGATGGAACTCCAGAGATAGAGAGATCTCCATGAAGAACCTCTGTTCATGTAAGCCATGGCTGGAAGGGATAAAAACCCTAATGAGAAACAAAAGAATCCCCCGACCCCCACCTGGCCACGCCACCTTTTCCCCACAAGCTCAGATGAAAGCACAAGCGCACAAGTACCGATTGCAGAACGGAAAAACCCGCAAAGGAATTTTAAGGCGGTGTAAATCCATATATTTGTGGAGAAGATCATAGTTAGCAGCGAAGATAGAGACATCATTAGACATGAGAGGAGGAGCACGTTTTTGCGACCGAGTGACGAGTCAGCGAGTGTGGAAAGAACGAGTCCACCCACTAGGCAACCCGTGAAGAAGGAAGATGCGGGCAGGCCAGATACAAACGAAGCGGCACACTCCAAGTTCCATTCTGAGAGGATTGAAGTGTCGGCGGGCAAATCCCAGGCCCATGAATTTGTGGGCAGATTGCAGATATTGGAAGCCGAGTTGCATGACTCGTCCCCGAGCTGAGTACAGTGCCATGTTGGGTGTGCATCGGTGAAGACGCTGATGAATGTTTGCTGTGCATCAAGGGTCCATGCAATGGATACAAGCACGGCTTGAAGGAATTGGGGCCACCCGAAATTCCCGATGACACTCTCGATGGTCGAATCAAGGGATGGTAGGTGTTTCACTAATGGTGGGGTGTCTTCTGACTCACCTGTGTCGGCTAGGGTGAGAAGCGGATGAGTTGAATCAGCCATTGGGATCTTGAAATTTGATCTTGATCAGGCAGGAGAGTTGTAAGGattctatttaaaaaacaaatgtctttaatttaaaacaatatcataaaaattattgattttgtAGTGGTagataatatacatatatatagtggctagttttctatttttttaagcataTCTGTGGGGGATGAGGTGGCAGTACTTGGCGGCAAGTATTCATATGTTCCCAAGTCTTGTACTAGATCATTTCGACTATTGAATTGATTTTAAAGTTGAACCATATCTCGAgcttctttaatttgatcatttTCCTTATACTGACAAAACCTCTTGGTCATGACAAGTGTGTGATggtctatttatattaattaatgaaaaatgataattacaaTTGAGAGTATGCAAGCATATagcaatcatttaaaaaaaaagtaaataaataatacaaaatctagataaaagaaatttatttttttaataatagattttactattttttaaaacgatggCACAACGTAGAGATATTCTAGGTAGAGATATTCTTGATAAATATATGTCGATTTGGCTGATCTAGGTAGAGATATTCTCTAACAGCTTGCGTGCATATGTGCATGGTCAAGTTGTTACCCGTGTAAGCCGGACGACCTAGGTTCGAAAAATGAAGCttgaatgtatatatatttaattaaattaatgagacaactcgttattttttccttcattgaggcataatatatatttaagccTAGGATCTTATACAGCAAGATATAAGTATTTCTCTTCCTTGCTACCTCTTCAACTTCTTAGATTAGGTGTTATTCATTAATTCTGCAGTAATAGCAGATTGTTCAACTACATGAAGAAGTTTTATCTGCTGAAAAAATTGAATCCACCATTAATTTTGACAAGTTGATAGTTTAATGTAAAATGTGATAGAAACTAAGAAGAAATTTGATGGAAGGATAAATGTGGGGAAACAAAGTAGAAATGACCAAGCTAGGTAAATAGGAATAAttagagaagggggggggggggggggggggggtcgggGAAGCCATGCTTGAGAATATATAAGAATACTTTAGTATTCAAGTGGACCCCAAGTGATCACCTGGCGGTAGTCATGGATGGTAGTAGTGCATGCTGTGGGGAGGAAAGACCTCCCTTTAACACCCTATAgctagttttaaaatatatttctaaaatatatttcaattgaCACTGAAATAACATTAAGCCTAAAACAACACAACACAGCACAaagacaataaaaataataagacatATTATGCCTACTGACATCAGTACCGGCCagagaaaatattaaatcattaaactctaCATTATAAACTATCCATAGGCCGTTACATTGGCTCCAAAATCACAATACCATTACACACATGATTCTGTCCGGCCATCAAATTACTTAACCAAAACAATTTAAACATCATCgtattaatgatagtccaaatGAGGACATACCTCGTCTTACACGCCCTCTTCGCTTAAATTTGCATCAAGGTCATTTCAAGGAGCAAAGCTTTTGTGGGACTCACTACAAGGAAAGCCATTTTTTTCCAGAGTAGATTTTCATGGGTAAAACTATGaattttgtgggaaaaattttgtattcacaAATTCTTTCCGTGGGAAGTTCGTGTCATATAAGTCCCCGGAAAAAGTATTATCTCCCACGAAAACATTAATTCATGGGAGATAGATACTTTTCCTCACGGTGCATTCTGTCACAAAATCCTTCCAACACTCGTGGCAAAAGGCAATTCAATTTCCTTTTGGCTCATGGGAATTGGGGTCTCCCACGAGAGATGTTTGTGGatattagtattttccataaatTATTTCTATGGGTAATTTGTGGTGACATACGTCTGTGCTACAATTCGTATGTTTTGACCCACCGAATTTCTTCGTGGAAACTGTGTAAAGCCCATGAACGATTATCGTGTATAATATGAATTTAATCAGAACTggtttcatttttcaccacacACAATACTCATGGAAAATATGTAATCTCCAGAAAATCCTTCGGATGAGAAATACTTAATTTACATGCGGGTGCCTCGTGGCAAATAGGTTTAATGTAGGGAAGATTGCTACCTTTTTCCACCAACGTTTTTTCCTAGGTAAAAGTGTAAAAGGGAGTTTTTTATTACGTACATTTTGCGTCAAATTTGTTTTGTACTTCTCAAAAAAACCTGTTTTATGACTTCAATTAGATTAGATTCTAAGGAAAATATACTACAAAAGATAGTTAGATAAACTATAACATAATGTTGCATTCAACATTTACAACATTGGATCATGTTCCACTGTCCATTTGAATAATTGGAAATACTTTACAAAATGTTTACAAATTGGAGAATGACAAGAGGGCTGTGATCAGCATGAAAAGGATTACAGTTATATTTACTTTCCAAATGCATACAACTTGGCTTCAAATAATCTTCCATAATAGCTTCATGAACATTCTTGTATTTTGACCATGTGAACGATCTGCCCAGATGAACAAATGACTTTGTTTCCTATTGTGCACACATTTCAGATGGCTGAGAAGAACCTGAATAAACATAGTACAATTTGACTAGACTCAGCTATCAATAAGCTTAGATTCACATACAACAACGAATCCCAAAGCATGCAACCCTAGATCTATtgatgtgtgtatatatatatatatatacgaccCAGGGATACTGTTAATGATATTGGACCTCATGCATGTGTATGGTATTTTGATACATCAAGTTAAAGACTACAAACTTGGGTAGTATTGATATATTGTCCATAAAAGCTCAGGAACATAACTAGGTGGTTTATTACCCACTCCCTGCCAATACATTTTTTCCATAGAATTGTGTGAAATTGTCACAATCCTGTTATGTCACCTCCTAATCTACCTAGTATACATTAATAGTACACCACAATTTGATCTTTCACCCTGAAAGGATGTGCATGTTGTGTAAAGGCCAACTTAGAACATATCATACTCAAATTAGCATTTTACTAAGAAGTTACAAATATACAAGTGCACGTGATCATAAGCTCTACCCCATTTGCAACTTCTTTGTTTGGGTATCTATCTCAAACAATGCCAAAAATTAGTCCAACTTAATTTTGACCAacaatttaaaacattttacgCTAGGTCCTTTTTCACCCTAAAATTCTATATATGCTCATTTACAAGAGATCATTAGATTAACACCTTGGTACAAGTTCCTAAATAACAACTATCCTTCAGGGCATTGGACGTGTCTAACACCATTAGAATTGGACTACTAACCATACATTTTCACAATATTAACAACTGAACAATTATATCCCAACTCGACAAACAAATGGTGCCTACATTATGATTTGAATCTTTTAGGCTTCTATACCACAATCTTGAAGGTACAGATCTGACCTGATTGATCTCTTGGAATTAGATATATAACCCAAACATCTACATTAATACTTCTAAGAGAATGTTGTGAACACACCCTCAGTTAGCTCAATCACTATGTTCTACACAATCCTCAATTTgcatgaacaaaacaaataccGGTAGCTCATGATACTGAAATAATTATAATTCATTCAACACATATAACTGGTCTTATTAGCCTCCAGATGTGAAGATGTAagatagaagatatatatacagTGCAATATGGGATTATGCTACCAGCCATCTGTATCTTTGTGAACAAATTTGGATAGTTGTGACTACTAAACATAGTGCCTTGGTTTTGCATCCAGCTATTTATTCTCCCAAATAGCCCAAACCACATATGGATCCATTCACAAGCCTTAATAAAAAATTGGCTGATTTAGCATCTTTTATATAGGTATAACAACATCATGATATTAAGCCTATGGAATAAACACTAGTTATCTGAATTAAGTATATTTACCAGCACATAACATTTTGCTCCTATCTAGTAATTGAATGTGTATTCTATTCGCGGTCATTGTCATCTCAACTGTGACCCTTCAGTGGCCTTCCATCACATAACTGGAGTTTTTGTAACCCTAATGGAGGCAGCTACCTTTATGCTCACTTCTGTAACCctacaaaaaaaatagataaacaagTAACACTTCAGGTAGGAATCTGTTGTTTGAGTCagataattaatatatcaaaattgcCCTACAAACCATCGAatacaattcatctgatattTTGTGACTCACATTCTCAAAATTCTGGAGATGCTCAGTATCACCAAACCTGGAAAAGCTACTTCCAATGTGATATGATAGTTATATATCAAGTAAACACAAACTAggctaatataataatattgccACCCGACCCTTTAATGAGGACTTACCCCAACCTGTCCATACTACCCATCAAAAAGGTTGGCCTTTAACTTATCAACATCTCCATATGGGgaacacaaaacacaaaatatcccaaaaaccaaaattcaaaaaattagcAACCAAAAGGGAGATGCCTAAGCATCTTCTTGAGTCTCTCATTGAGACTACCTACTTGACCCCAACTGTGATGATATCATATTTAGTTGTTTGTCATGCTTTGAAAAAGCATTACGCAGAGCAGCCATATCACCCAAAATCCTCTCTAGTTGAGTCTTGTAATTGTCTGCACTATTCTTGATCCTTTCATTCTCTTCGGTTAATTGTATAAAAGCTTTGTTCTTTTTCAGCGAAGGGCTGGGCTCAAGAATGACTGAGTGGCCTAGCCCTTGTGCATAGCCTGATTTGAATCCTAAGACCTCTTTGAAAACATTAGCTGTAGCTTCATCACCATCTtcttctgattctttctcaTTCAACCTCTCTATCATAAGATTCTAAAATACACACAAACAAAATTAGCAAGGGGTACCTGTTAGTCACGAATTTTTTGAGGATTAAATAACTGAAAAATCACATCCGGATCAGCTAACTCACATAATTATGTTCAGCTGCTGCATTGATCCATTTACCCTTCTCCCTTGACCAATGTGTTTCTTTGTAAAATGCTATCATATTCGGTGCATCCCCACTCTTCAGAAGCAAAAGTCGTATCATTTTTAGCTCAAAATCCCCTTTAATCATTACGTTAACCTATATTAATGAAAGTTTGTCTTACATTCTCTTCCAATATCCTGACAAAGGATTTCCTTCCCCCCGTATGCCTAACCTTCTGTTTTTTCCTATCATTAGTGTTTCTAAGAGATTGTTCCTGAAATATTCAAAACACTTAATGTCATGCTCTTACACCTAATGCAACGACTAATCAAAACATGTACAAAAACTTGTAGAATACAATCTGCTAtttcatgaaaaaataattctaaatcATTTTGTATCTCCAACTTCCCCCCATCAATACAAGTCAGGTTATACTTTGAATGAGCTGCTACCCCACCTTGAACATAGCCACTCCCAAACATGTGGCTCCACCGATGATTTTCGACCAGCTAGTGCCTCCTCGTGTGAtccatatttcttgtagtgcttgTGTAGTTCGTAATGGTATGCGTTGTACTTGTCAGCAAGTGCATTTACCACAGCTTTGCGATGGTTTTCCTTGGTCCAATCCAAAACGAAATCTGCCTGCATATGCACCGGCATCATATCACATGGTTGTGAAGTCTCTAAAAAACATACATTAAAAGCAGACGATTTTATTCTGAATTCTGAAACTACACATCTCTGAAACCCTTACTCTAACACAATTGATAAGCTCATGCTTGTGCTTGTCAAGTACCGCACTCCAGCTAGCATTCCTCATATCCGCATGTACTTTCACTATCCAACTCACTCGACTATTGAATACATTGGCATGTTTGCATGATGGACCCTTATGCCCATCCTTTATATTTATCGGGATCTTGCCCAACTTCCGTAGCAATTCAAATGTTGTACCCTTTGCAGGCCCTCTGCCTcttttttttatgggttgacctataaaaaaatgattattaggCTGTAGTAATCAGCTAGAATTATTGGCCATACGTTATACAAATTAAACTCAATTAATATGCCAAGTCGTTCTTTCTACATTTATAAGACTTGAAAATGCCAAACCTATGATGTCTCCCCCCTCATTTCCTTCCTGTTCTACAGCATGCATGACTTCCTCTACATTAGTTTCTGTTACTGCTTCTGGTGCAACATCAACATTGGGCTCCTTCTCATCCCTTAGGCCCCTTGTTGGAGGCCGCACATCTGAAACTTGTAATTGGCTTGCCACTATCCAACTTGTCCCTCGGGCAACTCGTGCCCGACGTCCACTTCTTATAGGGGGACCTATAATCAAAGTGGCCAATTAAAATGTTGTGATCAACAAGCAAATGTGACTATGCAAGATTAAATAGCAAGTTAACTTCCAGCATAATTCTTTAGAAGCATAAGGCTAGAAAATGCCCAAACCTCTGATGTCTCGCCCCTCATTTTCAAATTGTTCTTCATTGTGCATTACGTCCTCTACAGCCACTTCTGTGATAGCTTCTGGTGGGGCATCAACTCTAGGCAGCACATCTGGAACTTCTCCACATGTCTCTATTGATATCCTACATGGCCCTTGGGATCGTCCCCTCCGTAGGAATTTTTTGGGTGgacctgtaaaaaaaaaaaaaaaccaagtcacTAGTGATTAACAATCATGTTTGATACAAATGTGTGATTGGCAAATACTTGTTAGGACTTTCTTGATAATTGAAGGGTACAAAATGCCAAACCTGTGATGCCTCCCCCCTCATTTCCTAGCTATTATATAGTGTTGTTTATATCCTCTACAGCCACTGGTGGTACTGCTTTTGGTACAGCATCAACTATGGGAACCTCCTTATCCCTTACGCCCTGTGTCAGACGCTTCACAGCCGAAACTTCATCGGTTGGGCTTGATGCTATCCGAGGTGGCCCTCGGGGTATTCATCCCCGACGTGCATTTTTTACAATCCAAACTATTAGGTTAATTTCCTGTAATGAGTATATCATTTCATCAATGCAAACTGCCTCATAACCCATTACCTCCGCAATTATTGTCACTATCAAACTTATTATGCGTTACTTTTTTTTGGCATTTATACATTTATGTTTGCTTAGACCAACAATTACTTTAACATATACATGACTGGGCAAAGTGTGCCAGAAAATATAAATGAGTTATTATTGCACTTTAAAATATTAATGCAGAAACCCTTTACCATAGCTTTGTGACACCTTTTCATCAAAACAACATATAGTTCACCTTTAATGGTTCGCCAAACAGATTTATTGGCtaactattttttgtttttttgttaaatgATTCAGACATCATGCTTCCAATAACTCATATGTTATTAGTTGCATATAAAATCCCAGCCAAAGTGAAAAGCTTGTTAAAAGCTTGTTGGGATTATTTTGTGGAACAAGTTTATTTCGGGGTAGGTGATGGCTCAATCCCATCATTCTGGTTTGATGTTCATTTGATGTAGTCAGCCTTTAATAGGTCTTGAGGGTGGCCCACAACCCTTCCGCTTGGCAAGTAATCAGCCATGCTTCTATTTTAGAATTAGAACAAGTTTTTTCCAATGTCAAACTGCATTGGTATCCCTGCGTAtgtatttgaattgtttatgacTAGTAAATCGACGAGGTTCATTCTTTCTATCATATGTTTCCATCTGGTACAATTACTGGGCAGAATGTTCTTAGTAGTGAGAGATTAAAATTAGTTCAAATTCATAGGCATTATCCTAACTCAGGTATATTAGGTGTTTTGAGGTGCATGCTacctttttttactttattttaaacTGTcaattccttttttcctttttgtaagAGTTTTGAGTGAGGTTATAGTGGGTGTTTAAAATGGAAATTGTTGACTTTATCTTCTGTTCTTTACCAACCATTACGGTACCATCACGCATCCAATGCCTCTTATTGGTTTAAAGTTTTTCCTAAATAGGGTTGCAATATTTGTGGGGTTAAAAAATTTGGTACATTTCAAGTTTTACAAAGTTCT
Encoded here:
- the LOC122299039 gene encoding organic cation/carnitine transporter 3-like; amino-acid sequence: MADSTHPLLTLADTGESEDTPPLVKHLPSLDSTIESVIGNFGWPQFLQAVLVSIAWTLDAQQTFISVFTDAHPTWHCTQLGDESCNSASNICNLPTNSWAWDLPADTSILSEWNLECAASFVSGLPASSFFTGCLVGGLVLSTLADSSLGRKNVLLLSCLMMSLSSLLTMIFSTNIWIYTALKFLCGFFRSAIGTCALVLSSELVGKRWRGQVGVGGFFCFSLGFLSLPAMAYMNRGSSWRSLYLWSSIPGIFYSILVHFFVRESPRWLFVNGREEEAMATLKSIASTHHGSSNWNFSGMCFEQETCNANLYSTLKILAEKKWACRRLSAVSVIAFGAGLVYYGMPLALGNLAFNLYLGVTFNALSELPAALFTFFCIGKLKRKNSILVFTTLSGVCSIMCVLKGKMWTRLQIGLELVSFFSSCTVVNIMLLYTIELFPTCVRNSAMSIAREALVLGGVFGPMLVAVGRKDGFESFGVFGLAIGCCGMFAACLPETRGATLCDTMEEEEHKLQKASCNWVGEF